In one window of Juglans regia cultivar Chandler chromosome 3, Walnut 2.0, whole genome shotgun sequence DNA:
- the LOC108994913 gene encoding clathrin light chain 3-like, producing MSSFSGSTRPFDDDGYIGYDPRLSSQRFHSFSAFDAESVKDSAGDSSPIFANQSYGTGDDVFSSQPVPETPSPPSMYSTGGGFSELSPEQNGGGFDEGFGSSEGPILPPPADMQPEEGFALREWRRENAIRLEEKEKKEKEMLMEIIEEAEEFKIDFYRRRTVTIGNNKAANREKEKLFLASREKFHAEAEKNYWKAIGELIPHEVPAIEKRGKKDKEKKPSIVVIQGPKPGKPTDLSRMRQILLKLKHNPPLHMKPKPPPPPPSTETKKDSKTTSPTAVGASVAAPKTAAAAIPEALAAV from the exons ATGTCATCGTTCTCAGGGTCAACCCGCCCCTTCGACGACGACGGGTACATTGGCTACGATCCTCGCCTCTCATCTCAGCGATTCCACTCCTTCTCGGCCTTCGATGCAGAATCGGTCAAAGATTCGGCCGGTGACTCTTCCCCGATCTTCGCCAACCAATCATACGGTACCGGAGACGACGTTTTTTCCTCGCAGCCGGTACCGGAGACCCCATCGCCGCCTTCTATGTACTCCACCGGCGGAGGATTCTCGGAGTTATCGCCGGAGCAGAACGGCGGGGGCTTTGATGAAGGTTTTGGCTCGTCGGAAGGTCCGATCTTGCCCCCGCCGGCCGATATGCAACCGGAGGAGGGCTTTGCTCTGAGAGAGTGGCGCAG AGAGAATGCGATTCGACTggaagagaaggagaagaaggagaaagagaTGCTGATGGAGATAATCGAGGAAGCGGAGGAGTTCAAAATTGACTTCTATAGGAGGCGCACTGTTACTATTGGGAACAACAAAGCTGCAAacagagagaaggagaag CTATTTTTGGCAAGTCGGGAGAAGTTCCATGCTGAAGCTGAGAAGAATTACTGGAAGGCAATCGGAGAACTTATCCCACATGAGGTGCCGGCCATAGAGAAAAGAGGGAAGAAGGACAAGGAGAAAAAGCCTTCCATTGTTGTGATCCAGGGGCCCAAGCCTGGGAAGCCAACTGATCTCTCAAGGATGCGTCAGATACTTCTGAAGCTCAAGCACAATCCTCCTCTCCATATGAAGCCCAaaccaccgccaccaccaccttcGACAGAAACCAAAAAGGATTCTAAAACCACCAGTCCCACAGCTGTTGGTGCTAGTGTTGCTGCTCCCAAGACTGCAGCTGCAGCAATCCCCGAGGCTTTAGCTGCCGTTTGA
- the LOC108994912 gene encoding putative serine/threonine-protein kinase isoform X1 — translation MGCAWFGAFSGCKGKHGGNQTQVEGKKLGILTSDVKCFSYNSLRSATANFHPSSKIGGGGYGVVYRGVLRDGTQVAIKSLSTESKQGTQEFLTEINVISNIRHPHLVELIGCCVEDNHRILVYEYLENNSLASALLGSKSKHIALDWPTRAAICRGTASGLVFLHEETEPHIVHRDIKASNILLDGNFNPKIGDFGLAKLFPDNVTHLSTRVAGTIGYLAPEYALLGQLTRKADVYSLGVLLLEIVSGRSSNMAAFGEELLVLVEWTWKLRKEERLLDIVDPELTEYPEAEVMRFIKVALFCTQGGAHQRPTMKQVLEMLSKEVHLNEKALTEPDIFRVHSSGHSSGINLSKTSRAERQKQPANPSVNSTHSYSSQTETLLLPR, via the exons ATGGGTTGTGCATGGTTTGGTGCCTTCAGCGGCTGTAAAGGAAAGCATGGTGGAAATCAGACACAGGTAGAAGGTAAGAAACTAG GAATTCTTACCAGCGATGTAAAGTGCTTTTCTTATAACTCGTTGAGATCAGCAACTGCAAATTTCCATCCTTCAAGCAAAATTGGTGGAGGAGGTTATGGAGTTGTCTATAGA GGGGTTTTAAGAGATGGTACTCAAGTTGCGATTAAATCTCTCTCGACGGAATCTAAACAAGGAACTCAAGAATTTTTGACGGAGATTAATGTGATATCAAATATACGACATCCACACCTTGTTGAACTCATTGGGTGCTGTGTTGAGGACAATCATCGGATATTGGTATATGAGTATCTGGAAAATAACAGCCTTGCAAGTGCTTTGCTAG gTTCAAAAAGTAAACATATTGCTTTGGATTGGCCAACAAGAGCTGCTATATGCCGGGGAACAGCTTCTGGTCTTGTATTTCTGCATGAGGAAACTGAACCACATATTGTCCACAGAGATATTAAAGCTAGCAATATACTTCTTGATGGAAACTTTAATCCGAAAATAGGAGATTTTGGGCTGGCAAAGCTTTTTCCAGACAATGTCACTCATCTTAGTACTCGAGTGGCAGGAACCAT CGGATATCTGGCCCCAGAGTATGCACTTTTAGGGCAACTCACAAGGAAGGCGGATGTATACAGTCTTGGGGTGCTTTTGCTTGAAATAGTTAGTGGTAGAAGCAGCAATATGGCAGCATTTGGGGAGGAGTTACTGGTTCTGGTGGAATGG ACATGGAAattgagaaaagaagaaagactTCTGGACATTGTTGATCCTGAACTGACCGAGTATCCAGAGGCTGAGGTGATGCGCTTCATTAAAGTCGCCTTATTTTGTACCCAAGGCGGTGCACACCAAAGGCCCACCATGAAGCAAGTCCTAGAGATGCTTTCCAAGGAAGTGCACCTCAATGAAAAGGCACTAACGGAGCCAGACATATTTAGGGTTCATTCTTCCGGTCACTCGAGTGGCATTAATTTGTCGAAAACATCTCGGGCAGAGAGGCAAAAGCAGCCGGCAAATCCTTCTGTAAATTCAACTCACTCATATAGCTCTCAAACTGAGACACTGTTGCTTCCAAGATAA
- the LOC108994912 gene encoding putative serine/threonine-protein kinase isoform X2, which translates to MGCAWFGAFSGCKGKHGGNQTQVEGILTSDVKCFSYNSLRSATANFHPSSKIGGGGYGVVYRGVLRDGTQVAIKSLSTESKQGTQEFLTEINVISNIRHPHLVELIGCCVEDNHRILVYEYLENNSLASALLGSKSKHIALDWPTRAAICRGTASGLVFLHEETEPHIVHRDIKASNILLDGNFNPKIGDFGLAKLFPDNVTHLSTRVAGTIGYLAPEYALLGQLTRKADVYSLGVLLLEIVSGRSSNMAAFGEELLVLVEWTWKLRKEERLLDIVDPELTEYPEAEVMRFIKVALFCTQGGAHQRPTMKQVLEMLSKEVHLNEKALTEPDIFRVHSSGHSSGINLSKTSRAERQKQPANPSVNSTHSYSSQTETLLLPR; encoded by the exons ATGGGTTGTGCATGGTTTGGTGCCTTCAGCGGCTGTAAAGGAAAGCATGGTGGAAATCAGACACAGGTAGAAG GAATTCTTACCAGCGATGTAAAGTGCTTTTCTTATAACTCGTTGAGATCAGCAACTGCAAATTTCCATCCTTCAAGCAAAATTGGTGGAGGAGGTTATGGAGTTGTCTATAGA GGGGTTTTAAGAGATGGTACTCAAGTTGCGATTAAATCTCTCTCGACGGAATCTAAACAAGGAACTCAAGAATTTTTGACGGAGATTAATGTGATATCAAATATACGACATCCACACCTTGTTGAACTCATTGGGTGCTGTGTTGAGGACAATCATCGGATATTGGTATATGAGTATCTGGAAAATAACAGCCTTGCAAGTGCTTTGCTAG gTTCAAAAAGTAAACATATTGCTTTGGATTGGCCAACAAGAGCTGCTATATGCCGGGGAACAGCTTCTGGTCTTGTATTTCTGCATGAGGAAACTGAACCACATATTGTCCACAGAGATATTAAAGCTAGCAATATACTTCTTGATGGAAACTTTAATCCGAAAATAGGAGATTTTGGGCTGGCAAAGCTTTTTCCAGACAATGTCACTCATCTTAGTACTCGAGTGGCAGGAACCAT CGGATATCTGGCCCCAGAGTATGCACTTTTAGGGCAACTCACAAGGAAGGCGGATGTATACAGTCTTGGGGTGCTTTTGCTTGAAATAGTTAGTGGTAGAAGCAGCAATATGGCAGCATTTGGGGAGGAGTTACTGGTTCTGGTGGAATGG ACATGGAAattgagaaaagaagaaagactTCTGGACATTGTTGATCCTGAACTGACCGAGTATCCAGAGGCTGAGGTGATGCGCTTCATTAAAGTCGCCTTATTTTGTACCCAAGGCGGTGCACACCAAAGGCCCACCATGAAGCAAGTCCTAGAGATGCTTTCCAAGGAAGTGCACCTCAATGAAAAGGCACTAACGGAGCCAGACATATTTAGGGTTCATTCTTCCGGTCACTCGAGTGGCATTAATTTGTCGAAAACATCTCGGGCAGAGAGGCAAAAGCAGCCGGCAAATCCTTCTGTAAATTCAACTCACTCATATAGCTCTCAAACTGAGACACTGTTGCTTCCAAGATAA